The DNA region CTGTATCTCCTGCCTATAGTTCCTGATTCATCATAGAAGGCCACGAAGCCCTCCGATATTAACATCCTGTAGATCTCCTTAGCTTTCTTGGGCATTCCATCCTTCTTCATTAGTGGGAAGACCGCCACCTCGATGGGCGCTAGGTATCTCGGAAGCTGCAGCCAGACCCTCTCCTCGTCCTCCCTGTAGGCAAGCATCAGCTCATGGAACAACACCCTATCCAAGCCTATGGATGGCTCGTAGAGGTGCGGTAGGAGCTTCCTCTTGCCGTCGGGGCTGGTGACCCTGAGATCGTTTCCTGAGACCTTCATGTGGCCAGACAGATCATAGTCCGTGCGGTAGGCGTTGTTGACCAGCTCGACCCAACCCAAGTCCTCGGTATAGACCTCCAGATCCCAGTGGGCTAGAGCATAGTGGGCCTTCTCACCCTCTATGAGCTCCCTATATCGGAGCCTTTCCAGAGGAAAGCCCAGCACCTCGCTGAAGAACTTCTGGTACAGAACCAGCCAGTAGGTTATAAGGTGGTTTATGGTGTAGCCTGTCTCGAGACCTTCTCTAGCGGTCATCTCCACTATTCTCCCCGTCTCCCTGTCCTCCCTCCTGAGGAACCTTATCTTGTAGTCCATGTAGGGTTCGAGCTTCTCGCGGTACATCTCGTCGGGATTATCCGGATCGAAGAACACGTGAATCTCCAGCTGCTGAAACTCCCTCATCCTTATCAAGGCTCTTCTCGGGGAGATCTCGTTCCTGAAGACCCTTCCAACCTGTCCGAGGATGAAGGGAAGTTTCCCCCTCATGGTCATGTATGACTTCCTGAACTCCACCACGCTCCCCTGAGTTGTCTCCGGCCTCAGCGCGGCGTTGGGCTCCTCGGCCTCAGCACCTACCGAGAGGGTGAACATCAGGTTGAACTTCTTTATTCCAGTCCACTCCTTGGAACCGCACTTGGGACATTTTATCCCGTTATCCACTATGATCTTCATCAGCTCTTCGTCCGAAAGTCCCTCCAAGTTCTCTTCTATACCCAAGGTTTCCTCTATCAGTTTATCAACCCTGAACCTCGAGTGGCACCTCTTGCACTCTATTAGCTTGTCGAAGAAGTGTTCCAAGTGGCCCGAAGCCTCGAATACCTTGAGTGGAAGTATGTTAGGGGTCTCTATCTCATGTACTCCCTCGGGAAGCACTATCTCCCTCCTCCAGAGGGAGACTATCTTTTCTTTCATCCTGAGGCCTAGAGGCCCGTAAACATAGAAGCCCGCGGGAGCCCCAGAGTAGACATCCCTAGAGGATGGCCAGAAGAAACCCCTCCTCGTGGCCAGCTCCACGATCTTATCGTACGTACCCCTCATTTTCCACTACCCACCTCACGATATCATCAGGCACTCCCGCTTGCCTCAGTACCTCGTATATGTAATCTT from Thermoproteota archaeon includes:
- a CDS encoding glycine--tRNA ligase, with amino-acid sequence MRGTYDKIVELATRRGFFWPSSRDVYSGAPAGFYVYGPLGLRMKEKIVSLWRREIVLPEGVHEIETPNILPLKVFEASGHLEHFFDKLIECKRCHSRFRVDKLIEETLGIEENLEGLSDEELMKIIVDNGIKCPKCGSKEWTGIKKFNLMFTLSVGAEAEEPNAALRPETTQGSVVEFRKSYMTMRGKLPFILGQVGRVFRNEISPRRALIRMREFQQLEIHVFFDPDNPDEMYREKLEPYMDYKIRFLRREDRETGRIVEMTAREGLETGYTINHLITYWLVLYQKFFSEVLGFPLERLRYRELIEGEKAHYALAHWDLEVYTEDLGWVELVNNAYRTDYDLSGHMKVSGNDLRVTSPDGKRKLLPHLYEPSIGLDRVLFHELMLAYREDEERVWLQLPRYLAPIEVAVFPLMKKDGMPKKAKEIYRMLISEGFVAFYDESGTIGRRYRRMDEVGTPACVTVDHQTMEDETVTLRDRDTMEQVRVRIVELPAKLRSFIYEGRNIKDLL